The Oryzias latipes chromosome 1, ASM223467v1 genome contains a region encoding:
- the LOC101159647 gene encoding bromodomain-containing protein 4 isoform X4, whose product MGDGLQAGSSQNPPSAPPPIPFNPPPPETWNLTRAKRQTNQLQYLHKVVLKTLWKHHFAWPFQAPVDAVKLGLPDYYKIIKTPMDMGTIKKRLENNYYWNAQECIQDFNTMFTNCYIYNKPGDDIVLMAEALEKLFLQKITEMPQEETEISVLTKGRRGVRRELGLSTKSDSGHESSSPSTTPNTRGFSSPSTTPQNRGAPAPLQSQPMSQPMSQSLSQTLSQPMLQSLSQPMLQPMSQPMLQTLSHPLSQPLSQPLPQPLSQPLFQPISQSLSQPLSQHMSQPMLQPMLQPMPQPMQQLPQPPRVPPTPPNHAPHLVPSFPLSTPDLLGQGLATVAPPTVTHPGLHPAPMMPSTPALIKQRKSQKRKADTTTPTANDQLSESPPVSDATRPRREAVRPLKQPKRDTLQPDSQHHLGGGLETGGTVTSKRQEQLRFCARLLKEMLSKKHVAYAWPFYKPVDAKALGLHDYHDIIKHPMDLSTIKKKLDNRQYRDAQEFAADVRLMFSNCYKYNPPDHDVVSMARKLQDVFEMRFAKMPDDPEESTPVPAPSLPLHPAPSIRQAPPPVVSEDDSSSSSDSESSGGDSEQDRQQRLAELQEQLKAVHEQLAALSQPQASKPKKKERDKKEKKKEKHKKKAGVEEPVETQLTMLQNLKKNKSNKEAVVVKKERKKPGKKEGIKNSRPAVPPPSGPVPLVPSASLEAEDNLDAFVGVPADRCKPMSYEEKRQLSLDINKLPGDKLGRVVHIIQTREPSLKNSNPDEIEIDFETLKPSTLRELEKYVSSCLKKKKKASGTPPLILEKSLEMTKMKTGSSSSGSSDSSDSEDSDNGLVPKPQKTQLTNKDTKGPLQQPLSSGIVPGASAPQPQPQLFQPKPPFAPPLPVPVSVPSLDSSQLMTPGFDPLPHFMNSHLTQSNTEASSAVSTASAPAAPDLLSATRPSQMASETHPFLNQHPIIASPAVHNALPQQPSRPSNRAAPLARKPPQPPPPSLPSIPPSSSPQLQPALPLNLPQPVPRPRLPSPPSHGILGTLSAQPPQALLEDDEEPTPTNPETPPLSQVHTLLQSLQARPAPQPLPLPLPLPQPLPQPLPQPLPLPQHSPMQVAPPLVSALNTVMSSSAPTLPQRHSSGFMPQSFQHAHTQSQQQKGALLQQKVQQLQQHQQQPSPQNKPELFSTGCLQDSPPPMMMHSPQMPQFNTIRQQSPPQSKKHEQRSNLVGVKEEKPSLSPVLPPSPFSPAVRQDAHKPESKPRSETKSTEDSRPVPRLPVSPAMPCSQDSKIKQEPKTPIAPKKTQDVKLKNMGSWASLAQSQSTPASQVRSSSGSFEHFKRAAREKERERQLKAQAEQARREQEKLRSRDDDDTVEQSRRVQGETRRSQEQQSPLAPTPQASTPPTHSPQAPPAPQQAPPPPTSAAQNALDQQREMARRREQERRRREAMADTIDINFQSDLMAIFEENLF is encoded by the exons ATGGGGGACGGACTGCAGGCAGGCAGCAGCCAGAACCCACCTTCTGCCCCACCCCCTATTCCcttcaaccccccaccccctgaaACATGGAACCTTACCAGAGCCAAACGTCAGACCAACCAGCTGCAG TATCTGCATAAAGTGGTGTTGAAGACATTATGGAAACATCATTTTGCATGGCCCTTCCAAGCACCCGTAGATGCAGTTAAACTTGGTTTGCCT GACTATTATAAGATCATCAAGACTCCTATGGACATGGGGACGATAAAAAAACGCCTCGAGAACAATTACTACTGGAATGCCCAGGAATGTATCCAGGACTTCAACACAATGTTCACAAACTGCTACATCTATAACAAG CCTGGGGATGATATTGTCCTGATGGCAGAGGCCTTGGAAAAGCTCTTTTTGCAGAAGATCACAGAGATGCCACAAGAGGAGACAGAGATTTCTGTTTTGACCAAAGGGCGGCGAGGTGTCAGACGAGAGCTGG GTCTATCAACAAAATCAGATTCAGGCCATGAGTCATCCTCCCCATCAACCACCCCGAACACCAGAGGCTTTTCATCCCCATCAACCACTCCACAAAACCGTGGTGCTCCAGCGCCATTGCAGTCGCAGCCTATGTCGCAGCCAATGTCCCAGTCTCTGTCGCAGACTCTATCACAACCTATGTTGCAGTCTTTATCACAACCCATGTTGCAGCCCATGTCCCAGCCTATGTTGCAGACTTTGTCCCATCCGCTGTCGCAGCCGCTATCGCAACCCCTTCCACAGCCACTATCCCAGCCTCTCTTCCAGCCCATTTCACAGTCATTGTCGCAGCCGCTATCGCAGCACATGTCACAGCCAATGCTGCAGCCAATGTTGCAACCCATGCCACAACCCATGCAACAACTGCCCCAGCCTCCACGCGTTCCTCCCACACCCCCCAACCACGCTCCCCATCTGGTCCCCTCGTTCCCCCTCTCAACCCCAGATCTCCTGGGTCAAGGTTTGGCAACTGTTGCTCCTCCAACTGTAACACACCCAGGCCTTCATCCTGCCCCCATGATGCCTAGCACCCCAGCTCTCATAAAG CAGAGAAAGAGCCAGAAAAGAAAAGCCGACACCACCACACCCACGGCCAACGACCAGCTCAGTGAGTCCCCCCCTGTATCCGATGCTACTCGGCCCCGCAGAGAGGCTGTTCGGCCGCTCAAGCAACCCAAAAGAGACACCTTACAGCCAGACTCCCAGCATCACCTGGGAGGGGGTTTGGAGACGGGAGGGACGGTGACGTCAAAGCGTCAGGAACAGCTGCGCTTCTGCGCACGCCTCCTTAAAGAAATGTTGTCTAAGAAGCATGTGGCGTATGCCTGGCCTTTCTACAAGCCCGTCGACGCTAAAGCTCTTGGCCTACATGACTATCATGACATCATCAAGCACCCCATGGATCTCAGCACCATCAAG AAAAAATTGGACAATAGGCAGTACAGAGATGCACAGGAATTTGCAGCAGACGTCAGGTTGATGTTTTCCAACTGTTACAAGTACAATCCTCCAGACCATGACGTGGTTTCCATGGCACGCAAATTACAG GATGTGTTTGAGATGCGTTTTGCCAAAATGCCTGATGACCCTGAAGAATCCACCCCTGTTCCTGCTCCATCGCTGCCCCTCCACCCTGCACCTTCCATTCGACAGGCTCCGCCTCCTGTTGTCTCCGAAGATGACAGCTCCAGTTCCTCGGATTCAGAGTCCTCAGGAGGCGACTCCGAGCAAGACAGGCAACAACGACTGGCTGAGCTACAGGAACAG CTCAAGGCTGTGCACGAGCAGCTGGCAGCACTTTCTCAACCACAGGCCAGCAAACCCAAGAAGAAAGAGAgggacaaaaaagagaaaaagaaagaaaagcataaaaagaaaGCAGGAGTGGAGGAACCTGTAGAGACGCAACTCACCATGCTCCAGAATTTAAAGAAGAACAAGAGTAACAAGGAGGCTGTGGTGGtgaagaaagaaaggaaaaagcccGG GAAGAAAGAAGGAATTAAAAATAGTCGCCCAGCTGTCCCCCCTCCGTCAGGCCCAGTCCCTCTGGTTCCTTCTGCTTCCCTGGAAGCAGAGGATAACCTTG ATGCATTTGTTGGCGTGCCTGCTGATAGATGCAAACCGATGTCCTACGAGGAGAAGCGCCAGCTGAGCCTGGACATCAACAAATTGCCTGGTGATAAACTAGGTCGAGTCGTGCACATAATCCAGACTCGAGAGCCTTCTCTGAAAAACTCGAACCCTGACGAGATCGAGATCGACTTTGAAACGCTCAAACCCTCAACTCTGAGAGAGCTGGAGAAGTATGTGTCCAGCTGcctcaagaagaagaagaaagcttCAGGTACGCCTCCTCTTATCT TGGAGAAGTCTCTGGAAATGACGAAGATGAAGACGGGATCCTCATCTTCTGGCAGCAGTGACTCGTCTGACAGTGAAGACTCTGATAATG GGCTGGTTCCCAAGCCGCAGAAAACCCAGCTGACCAACAAGGACACAAAGGGACCGCTCCAGCAACCCCTCAGCAGCGGGATAGTACCGGGCGCCTCTGCTCCTCAGCCGCAGCCTCAATTATTCCAGCCTAAACCGCCGTTTGCTCCGCCTCTTCCTGTCCCCGTTTCCGTGCCCTCTCTGGACTCGTCCCAGCTAATGACTCCGGGGTTTGATCCTCTTCCTCACTTCATGAATTCTCACCTGACTCAGTCCAACACAGAGGCTAGTTCAGCCGTCTCCACCGCCAGCGCCCCTGCCGCTCCCGACCTTCTCAGTGCAACCAGACCCAGCCAGATGGCGTCTGAGACACACCCCTTCCTAAACCAACATCCGATCATAGCCTCCCCAG CAGTTCATAATGCTCTTCCCCAGCAACCATCCAGACCCAGCAACCGCGCTGCTCCACTTGCACGCAAACCCCCACAGCCGCCTCCACCCTCTCtgccctccatccctccatcttcCTCACCACAGCTTCAGCCTGCACTTCCTCTCAACCTGCCCCAACCTGTCCCCCGACCACGGCTCCCTTCACCGCCGTCTCATGGCATCCTGGGTACTTTATCGGCGCAGCCTCCCCAAGCCCTGCTAGAGGACGACGAGGAGCCAACACCTACAAACCCGGAAACCCCGCCACTCAGTCAAGTCCATACCCTCCTGCAGTCGCTTCAGGCTAGGCCCGCCCCGCAGCCGCTGCCGCTGCCGCTACCACTGCCACAGCCGCTGCCGCAGCCGCTGCCGCAGCCACTGCCGCTGCCTCAACATTCGCCCATGCAGGTCGCTCCCCCGCTGGTTTCGGCACTGAACACGGTCATGTCCTCCAGCGCTCCCACCCTGCCGCAGAGACACAGCTCCGGGTTCATGCCGCAGTCGTTCCAGCATGCGCACACGCAGTCACAGCAGCAGAAGGGGGCGCTGCTGCAGCAGAaggtgcagcagctgcagcagcatcaacAACAGCCATCACCACAGAACAAACCAGAGCTTTTCTCCACAG GCTGTCTGCAAGACAGTCCGCCTCCTATGATGATGCATTCTCCTCAGATGCCTCAGTTCAATACAATAAGGCAACAGTCGCCTCCACAGAGCAAGAAGCAT GAGCAGAGGTCCAACCTGGTGGGAGTAAAGGAGGAAAAGCCCTCCCTCTCTCCTGTTCTGCCTCCTTCTCCCTTCAGTCCAGCAGTTCGCCAGGATGCACACAAACCAGAGAGCAAACCCA GGTCAGAGACAAAGTCAACAGAGGATTCTCGCCCTGTTCCCCGCCTCCCGGTCTCTCCGGCTATGCCTTGTTCCCAGGACAGCAAAATCAAGCAAGAACCCAAAACTCCAATCGCACCCAAAAAGACACAG GATGTGAAGTTAAAGAACATGGGCTCCTGGGCCAGCCTGGCACAGAGCCAGTCCACGCCGGCGTCTCAGGTGCGTTCCTCCAGTGGCAGTTTTGAGCATTTCAAACGGGCTGCCAGAGAAAAGGAGCGTGAAAGACAGCTGAAAGCACAGGCGGAGCAAGCCAGACGAGAGCAGGAAAAACTACG taGTCGGGACGACGACGACACTGTGGAACAGTCGCGTCGAGTGCAAGGAGAGACCCGCCGTAGTCAGGAGCAACAGTCGCCACTTGCACCTACACCCCAAGCTTCAACTCCGCCCACTCATTCACCACAAGCCCCGCCTGCACCACAACAAGCCCCTCCCCCACCAACCTCGGCTGCACAGAATGCTCTCGACCAGCAGAGGGAGATGGCTCGCCGGCGTGAGCAGGAGAGGCGTAGACGAGAGGCG ATGGCTGACACCATTGACATAAACTTTCAGAGTGACCTGATGGcaatttttgaagaaaatctcTTCTGA
- the LOC101159647 gene encoding bromodomain-containing protein 4 isoform X1 yields the protein MGDGLQAGSSQNPPSAPPPIPFNPPPPETWNLTRAKRQTNQLQYLHKVVLKTLWKHHFAWPFQAPVDAVKLGLPDYYKIIKTPMDMGTIKKRLENNYYWNAQECIQDFNTMFTNCYIYNKPGDDIVLMAEALEKLFLQKITEMPQEETEISVLTKGRRGVRRELGLSTKSDSGHESSSPSTTPNTRGFSSPSTTPQNRGAPAPLQSQPMSQPMSQSLSQTLSQPMLQSLSQPMLQPMSQPMLQTLSHPLSQPLSQPLPQPLSQPLFQPISQSLSQPLSQHMSQPMLQPMLQPMPQPMQQLPQPPRVPPTPPNHAPHLVPSFPLSTPDLLGQGLATVAPPTVTHPGLHPAPMMPSTPALIKQRKSQKRKADTTTPTANDQLSESPPVSDATRPRREAVRPLKQPKRDTLQPDSQHHLGGGLETGGTVTSKRQEQLRFCARLLKEMLSKKHVAYAWPFYKPVDAKALGLHDYHDIIKHPMDLSTIKKKLDNRQYRDAQEFAADVRLMFSNCYKYNPPDHDVVSMARKLQDVFEMRFAKMPDDPEESTPVPAPSLPLHPAPSIRQAPPPVVSEDDSSSSSDSESSGGDSEQDRQQRLAELQEQVRQGATMKGSAVEMAIATKLKAVHEQLAALSQPQASKPKKKERDKKEKKKEKHKKKAGVEEPVETQLTMLQNLKKNKSNKEAVVVKKERKKPGKKEGIKNSRPAVPPPSGPVPLVPSASLEAEDNLDAFVGVPADRCKPMSYEEKRQLSLDINKLPGDKLGRVVHIIQTREPSLKNSNPDEIEIDFETLKPSTLRELEKYVSSCLKKKKKASGTPPLILEKSLEMTKMKTGSSSSGSSDSSDSEDSDNGLVPKPQKTQLTNKDTKGPLQQPLSSGIVPGASAPQPQPQLFQPKPPFAPPLPVPVSVPSLDSSQLMTPGFDPLPHFMNSHLTQSNTEASSAVSTASAPAAPDLLSATRPSQMASETHPFLNQHPIIASPAVHNALPQQPSRPSNRAAPLARKPPQPPPPSLPSIPPSSSPQLQPALPLNLPQPVPRPRLPSPPSHGILGTLSAQPPQALLEDDEEPTPTNPETPPLSQVHTLLQSLQARPAPQPLPLPLPLPQPLPQPLPQPLPLPQHSPMQVAPPLVSALNTVMSSSAPTLPQRHSSGFMPQSFQHAHTQSQQQKGALLQQKVQQLQQHQQQPSPQNKPELFSTGCLQDSPPPMMMHSPQMPQFNTIRQQSPPQSKKHEQRSNLVGVKEEKPSLSPVLPPSPFSPAVRQDAHKPESKPRSETKSTEDSRPVPRLPVSPAMPCSQDSKIKQEPKTPIAPKKTQDVKLKNMGSWASLAQSQSTPASQVRSSSGSFEHFKRAAREKERERQLKAQAEQARREQEKLRSRDDDDTVEQSRRVQGETRRSQEQQSPLAPTPQASTPPTHSPQAPPAPQQAPPPPTSAAQNALDQQREMARRREQERRRREAMADTIDINFQSDLMAIFEENLF from the exons ATGGGGGACGGACTGCAGGCAGGCAGCAGCCAGAACCCACCTTCTGCCCCACCCCCTATTCCcttcaaccccccaccccctgaaACATGGAACCTTACCAGAGCCAAACGTCAGACCAACCAGCTGCAG TATCTGCATAAAGTGGTGTTGAAGACATTATGGAAACATCATTTTGCATGGCCCTTCCAAGCACCCGTAGATGCAGTTAAACTTGGTTTGCCT GACTATTATAAGATCATCAAGACTCCTATGGACATGGGGACGATAAAAAAACGCCTCGAGAACAATTACTACTGGAATGCCCAGGAATGTATCCAGGACTTCAACACAATGTTCACAAACTGCTACATCTATAACAAG CCTGGGGATGATATTGTCCTGATGGCAGAGGCCTTGGAAAAGCTCTTTTTGCAGAAGATCACAGAGATGCCACAAGAGGAGACAGAGATTTCTGTTTTGACCAAAGGGCGGCGAGGTGTCAGACGAGAGCTGG GTCTATCAACAAAATCAGATTCAGGCCATGAGTCATCCTCCCCATCAACCACCCCGAACACCAGAGGCTTTTCATCCCCATCAACCACTCCACAAAACCGTGGTGCTCCAGCGCCATTGCAGTCGCAGCCTATGTCGCAGCCAATGTCCCAGTCTCTGTCGCAGACTCTATCACAACCTATGTTGCAGTCTTTATCACAACCCATGTTGCAGCCCATGTCCCAGCCTATGTTGCAGACTTTGTCCCATCCGCTGTCGCAGCCGCTATCGCAACCCCTTCCACAGCCACTATCCCAGCCTCTCTTCCAGCCCATTTCACAGTCATTGTCGCAGCCGCTATCGCAGCACATGTCACAGCCAATGCTGCAGCCAATGTTGCAACCCATGCCACAACCCATGCAACAACTGCCCCAGCCTCCACGCGTTCCTCCCACACCCCCCAACCACGCTCCCCATCTGGTCCCCTCGTTCCCCCTCTCAACCCCAGATCTCCTGGGTCAAGGTTTGGCAACTGTTGCTCCTCCAACTGTAACACACCCAGGCCTTCATCCTGCCCCCATGATGCCTAGCACCCCAGCTCTCATAAAG CAGAGAAAGAGCCAGAAAAGAAAAGCCGACACCACCACACCCACGGCCAACGACCAGCTCAGTGAGTCCCCCCCTGTATCCGATGCTACTCGGCCCCGCAGAGAGGCTGTTCGGCCGCTCAAGCAACCCAAAAGAGACACCTTACAGCCAGACTCCCAGCATCACCTGGGAGGGGGTTTGGAGACGGGAGGGACGGTGACGTCAAAGCGTCAGGAACAGCTGCGCTTCTGCGCACGCCTCCTTAAAGAAATGTTGTCTAAGAAGCATGTGGCGTATGCCTGGCCTTTCTACAAGCCCGTCGACGCTAAAGCTCTTGGCCTACATGACTATCATGACATCATCAAGCACCCCATGGATCTCAGCACCATCAAG AAAAAATTGGACAATAGGCAGTACAGAGATGCACAGGAATTTGCAGCAGACGTCAGGTTGATGTTTTCCAACTGTTACAAGTACAATCCTCCAGACCATGACGTGGTTTCCATGGCACGCAAATTACAG GATGTGTTTGAGATGCGTTTTGCCAAAATGCCTGATGACCCTGAAGAATCCACCCCTGTTCCTGCTCCATCGCTGCCCCTCCACCCTGCACCTTCCATTCGACAGGCTCCGCCTCCTGTTGTCTCCGAAGATGACAGCTCCAGTTCCTCGGATTCAGAGTCCTCAGGAGGCGACTCCGAGCAAGACAGGCAACAACGACTGGCTGAGCTACAGGAACAGGTCAGACAAGGAGCAACCATGAAGGGCTCAGCAGTAGAGATGGCCATCGCTACCAAA CTCAAGGCTGTGCACGAGCAGCTGGCAGCACTTTCTCAACCACAGGCCAGCAAACCCAAGAAGAAAGAGAgggacaaaaaagagaaaaagaaagaaaagcataaaaagaaaGCAGGAGTGGAGGAACCTGTAGAGACGCAACTCACCATGCTCCAGAATTTAAAGAAGAACAAGAGTAACAAGGAGGCTGTGGTGGtgaagaaagaaaggaaaaagcccGG GAAGAAAGAAGGAATTAAAAATAGTCGCCCAGCTGTCCCCCCTCCGTCAGGCCCAGTCCCTCTGGTTCCTTCTGCTTCCCTGGAAGCAGAGGATAACCTTG ATGCATTTGTTGGCGTGCCTGCTGATAGATGCAAACCGATGTCCTACGAGGAGAAGCGCCAGCTGAGCCTGGACATCAACAAATTGCCTGGTGATAAACTAGGTCGAGTCGTGCACATAATCCAGACTCGAGAGCCTTCTCTGAAAAACTCGAACCCTGACGAGATCGAGATCGACTTTGAAACGCTCAAACCCTCAACTCTGAGAGAGCTGGAGAAGTATGTGTCCAGCTGcctcaagaagaagaagaaagcttCAGGTACGCCTCCTCTTATCT TGGAGAAGTCTCTGGAAATGACGAAGATGAAGACGGGATCCTCATCTTCTGGCAGCAGTGACTCGTCTGACAGTGAAGACTCTGATAATG GGCTGGTTCCCAAGCCGCAGAAAACCCAGCTGACCAACAAGGACACAAAGGGACCGCTCCAGCAACCCCTCAGCAGCGGGATAGTACCGGGCGCCTCTGCTCCTCAGCCGCAGCCTCAATTATTCCAGCCTAAACCGCCGTTTGCTCCGCCTCTTCCTGTCCCCGTTTCCGTGCCCTCTCTGGACTCGTCCCAGCTAATGACTCCGGGGTTTGATCCTCTTCCTCACTTCATGAATTCTCACCTGACTCAGTCCAACACAGAGGCTAGTTCAGCCGTCTCCACCGCCAGCGCCCCTGCCGCTCCCGACCTTCTCAGTGCAACCAGACCCAGCCAGATGGCGTCTGAGACACACCCCTTCCTAAACCAACATCCGATCATAGCCTCCCCAG CAGTTCATAATGCTCTTCCCCAGCAACCATCCAGACCCAGCAACCGCGCTGCTCCACTTGCACGCAAACCCCCACAGCCGCCTCCACCCTCTCtgccctccatccctccatcttcCTCACCACAGCTTCAGCCTGCACTTCCTCTCAACCTGCCCCAACCTGTCCCCCGACCACGGCTCCCTTCACCGCCGTCTCATGGCATCCTGGGTACTTTATCGGCGCAGCCTCCCCAAGCCCTGCTAGAGGACGACGAGGAGCCAACACCTACAAACCCGGAAACCCCGCCACTCAGTCAAGTCCATACCCTCCTGCAGTCGCTTCAGGCTAGGCCCGCCCCGCAGCCGCTGCCGCTGCCGCTACCACTGCCACAGCCGCTGCCGCAGCCGCTGCCGCAGCCACTGCCGCTGCCTCAACATTCGCCCATGCAGGTCGCTCCCCCGCTGGTTTCGGCACTGAACACGGTCATGTCCTCCAGCGCTCCCACCCTGCCGCAGAGACACAGCTCCGGGTTCATGCCGCAGTCGTTCCAGCATGCGCACACGCAGTCACAGCAGCAGAAGGGGGCGCTGCTGCAGCAGAaggtgcagcagctgcagcagcatcaacAACAGCCATCACCACAGAACAAACCAGAGCTTTTCTCCACAG GCTGTCTGCAAGACAGTCCGCCTCCTATGATGATGCATTCTCCTCAGATGCCTCAGTTCAATACAATAAGGCAACAGTCGCCTCCACAGAGCAAGAAGCAT GAGCAGAGGTCCAACCTGGTGGGAGTAAAGGAGGAAAAGCCCTCCCTCTCTCCTGTTCTGCCTCCTTCTCCCTTCAGTCCAGCAGTTCGCCAGGATGCACACAAACCAGAGAGCAAACCCA GGTCAGAGACAAAGTCAACAGAGGATTCTCGCCCTGTTCCCCGCCTCCCGGTCTCTCCGGCTATGCCTTGTTCCCAGGACAGCAAAATCAAGCAAGAACCCAAAACTCCAATCGCACCCAAAAAGACACAG GATGTGAAGTTAAAGAACATGGGCTCCTGGGCCAGCCTGGCACAGAGCCAGTCCACGCCGGCGTCTCAGGTGCGTTCCTCCAGTGGCAGTTTTGAGCATTTCAAACGGGCTGCCAGAGAAAAGGAGCGTGAAAGACAGCTGAAAGCACAGGCGGAGCAAGCCAGACGAGAGCAGGAAAAACTACG taGTCGGGACGACGACGACACTGTGGAACAGTCGCGTCGAGTGCAAGGAGAGACCCGCCGTAGTCAGGAGCAACAGTCGCCACTTGCACCTACACCCCAAGCTTCAACTCCGCCCACTCATTCACCACAAGCCCCGCCTGCACCACAACAAGCCCCTCCCCCACCAACCTCGGCTGCACAGAATGCTCTCGACCAGCAGAGGGAGATGGCTCGCCGGCGTGAGCAGGAGAGGCGTAGACGAGAGGCG ATGGCTGACACCATTGACATAAACTTTCAGAGTGACCTGATGGcaatttttgaagaaaatctcTTCTGA